A genomic region of Macaca mulatta isolate MMU2019108-1 chromosome 5, T2T-MMU8v2.0, whole genome shotgun sequence contains the following coding sequences:
- the MCUB gene encoding calcium uniporter regulatory subunit MCUb, mitochondrial isoform X1 has translation MLPRGLWPWRARLLPTPGIWGPARPWPLPPPPQVLYVKLCGNVKYYQSHHYSTVVPPDEITVNYRHGLPLVTLTLPSRKERCQFVVKPMLSTVGSFLQDLQNEDKGIKTAAIFTADGNKISASTLMDILLMNDFKLVINKIAYDVQCPKREKPSNEHTAEMEHMKSLAHRLFTILHLEESQKKREHHLLEKIDHLKEQLQPLEEVKAGIAAHSEAKTSGLLWAGLALLSIQGGALAWLTWWVYSWDIMEPVTYFITFANSMVFFAYFLVTRQDYTYSAVKSRQFLQFFHKKSKQQHFDVEQYNKLKEDLAKAKESLKQVRHSLYLQMQVEELNEKN, from the exons GTTTTGTATGTGAAGCTGTGTGGAAATGTGAAATACTACCAGTCTCACCATTATAGTACCGTGGTGCCACCTGATG aaATAACAGTTAATTATAGACATGGCCTTCCCTTGGTAACACTTACCTTGCCATCTAGAAAAGAACGTTGTCAATTTGTAGTGAAACCAATGTTGTCAACAGTTGGTTCATTCCTTCAGGACCTACAAAATGAAGATAAGGGCATCAAAACTGCAGCCATCTTCACAGCAG atggCAACAAGATTTCAGCTTCTACCTTGATGGATATTTTGCTAATGAATGATTTTAAACTTGTCATTAATAAAATAGCATATGATGTACAGTGTCCAAAGAGAG AAAAACCAAGTAATGAGCACACTGCTGAGATGGAACACATGAAATCCTTGGCTCATAGACTATTTACAATCTTGCATTTAGAAGAgtctcagaaaaagagagagcacCATTTACTGGAGAAAATTGACCACCTGAAGGAACAGCTGCAGCCCCTTGAAGAG GTGAAAGCTGGAATAGCAGCTCATTCGGAAGCCAAAACCAGCGGACTCCTGTGGGCTGGATTGGCACTGCTGTCCATTCAGGGTGGGGCACTAGCCTGGCTCACGTGGTGGGTGTACTCCTGGGATATCATGGAACCAGTTACATACTTCATCACGTTTGCAAATTCTATGGTCTTTTTTGCATACTTTTTAGTCACTCGACAG gattatACTTACTCAGCTGTTAAGAGTAGGCAATTTCTTCAGTTCTTCCACAAGAAATCAAAGCAACAGCATTTTGATGTGGAGCAATACAACAAGTTAAAAGAAGACCTTGCTAAG GCTAAAGAATCCCTGAAACAGGTGCGCCATTCTCTCTATTTGCAAATGCAAGTAGAAgaactcaatgaaaagaattaa